The Pseudophryne corroboree isolate aPseCor3 chromosome 2, aPseCor3.hap2, whole genome shotgun sequence genome has a segment encoding these proteins:
- the LOC134990872 gene encoding keratin, type II cytoskeletal cochleal-like: MSLKQRVTSSGGASSKGFSSFSVGGSNRASNSSSSQWSRAGLISAPSANFGSRSLYNQQAGGRISLSGGGFGGSGSGLGGSGGGYGGRGYGGSRSAAPSETIRSLVYDKNLLKPVILGIDPNISVQKKEEREQIKTLNNKFAAFIDKVRFLEQQNKVLETKWSLLQQQGGGSKAGQKSNIEPIFIAYINNLKSQLDGIVSNKGRLEGELRNEQERVEEFKRRYETEIEQRASAENDFVLLKKDVDAAYLVQVELEGKVNSLNDEIAFLKSLYELEHGEIHQQTNDTSVLVTMDNNRSLNLDDIIAEVKAQYEEIASKSRAEAEEAYNTKYEQLRDAAGQQGNELKNTKNEISQLNRAIQKLKAEIENVKKQNASLELAIADAEQRGESAVVDARGKVVELEAALYNLKQEMARLLKEYQELMNVKLYLDIEIATYRTLLEGEEGRISGEITNTVNVSVISGSNSGAGAGSGGGYSSGGGYGSVYGGSISSTSASLSSAGQQQIRRGPVKIISTTESLKSNYAS; encoded by the exons ATGAGTTTGAAACAACGTGTTACATCCTCTGGAGGAGCATCTTCTAAAGGCTTTAGCTCATTTTCAGTGGGAGGCAGCAACAGAGCCAGCAATAGCTCATCCTCGCAATGGAGTCGTGCAGGTCTtatctctgcccccagtgccaactTTGGGAGTAGAAGCCTCTACAACCAGCAAGCTGGTGGCAGGATTTCATTATCAGGTGGTGGGTTTGGTGGCTCAggcagtgggctcggtggctcaggCGGTGGGTATGGTGGAAGAGGGTATGGAGGATCTCGATCTGCAGCTCCATCTGAGACTATCAGAAGTCTGGTCTATGATAAAAACCTCTTGAAACCAGTCATTTTGGGCATCGATCCAAACATTTCAGTTCAGAAGAAAGAGGAAAGAGAGCAGATCAAGACCCtaaataacaaatttgctgcgttcATTGACAAG GTTCGATTTCTTGAGCAACAGAATAAAGTACTTGAGACTAAGTGGAGCCTGTTGCAGCAACAAGGAGGGGGAAGTAAGGCTGGTCAGAAAAGTAACATTGAACCTATCTTCATTGCTTATATTAATAACTTGAAAAGTCAGCTGGACGGCATAGTGAGCAATAAGGGCCGCTTGGAGGGAGAGTTACGTAATGAGCAGGAACGTGTTGAAGAGTTTAAACGCAG GTATGAGACTGAAATTGAGCAGCGGGCTTCAGCAGAGAACGATTTTGTGCTGCTCAAAAAG GATGTTGATGCAGCTTATCTAGTCCAGGTGGAACTGGAAGGGAAAGTGAATTCTCTCAATGATGAGATTGCCTTCTTGAAATCTCTTTATGAACTG GAGCATGGGGAGATCCACCAACAGACAAATGACACCTCTGTTCTTGTAACAATGGACAACAACAGATCTCTCAACCTAGATGATATTATTGCTGAAGTAAAGGCTCAGTATGAGGAAATTGCAAGCAAAAGCAGAGCAGAGGCAGAAGAAGCCTACAATACAAAG TATGAGCAGCTGAGGGATGCTGCCGGCCAGCAGGGGAATGAGCTGAAGAACACAAAGAACGAGATCTCACAGCTGAATAGAGCCATCCAGAAACTCAAAGCTGAAATTGAGAATGTGAAGAAACAG AATGCCAGCCTTGAGCTGGCCATTGCAGACGCTGAGCAACGAGGAGAAAGCGCTGTGGTAGATGCCCGGGGCAAGGTGGTTGAATTGGAGGCGGCATTGTACAATCTGAAACAAGAGATGGCTCGTCTGCTGAAAGAATACCAGGAGCTGATGAATGTGAAACTGTACCTGGATATAGAAATTGCCACTTACAGGACACTGCTAGAGGGAGAGGAGGGCAG AATCTCGGGAGAGATCACTAATACAGTCAATGTCT CTGTTATAAGTGGATCTAATTCTGGAGCAGGTGCTGGTTCTGGTGGTGGCTACAGTTCTGGTGGTGGCTACGGTTCTGTGTATGGAGGCAGCATCTCAAGTACATCTGCCAGTCTCTCCAGCGCTGGACAGCAACAGATTAGACGTGGGCCTGTGAAGATCATCTCAACAACTGAGAGCCTGAAGTCCAACTACGCTTCCTAA